A window from Mangifera indica cultivar Alphonso chromosome 2, CATAS_Mindica_2.1, whole genome shotgun sequence encodes these proteins:
- the LOC123208719 gene encoding uncharacterized protein LOC123208719, whose protein sequence is MKRLHSRLKAGTEWVTPLPPLVVKKLNKSIETAQNVSISYVGLQEFEVIHMNGIPSRTYILNLDKRICDCGMWQLSGIPCQHAIYSILHMNFPTIDKFVNDRLQISSYMRTYAEIIHPISDKRTWPEECEDKL, encoded by the coding sequence atgaaaagACTTCATAGTAGGCTGAAGGCAGGTACTGAATGGGTCACTCCATTGCCTCCACTTGTTGTTAAAAAGTTGAACAAAAGTATTGAGACAGCTCAAAATGTCTCTATTTCATATGTTGGACTGCAAGAGTTCGAGGTGATTCATATGAATGGTATTCCAAGCAGAACATACATCTTGAATTTGGACAAAAGAATCTGTGATTGTGGGATGTGGCAGCTATCTGGGATTCCTTGCCAACATGCAATCTACTCAATATTGCACATGAACTTCCCTACCATTGATAAGTTTGTAAATGACAGGTTACAAATTTCATCATATATGAGAACATATGCTGAAATCATTCATCCTATTTCAGACAAGAGAACCTGGCCAGAGGAATGTGAAGATAAGCTGTAG